Sequence from the Bacteroidales bacterium genome:
TTAAACTAATTAGTTTTGGGTATAGTGACATTCTGCCTGTTTGCAACATTGACCATTGAAGAAGATTTTCTAATAAGTTGAATGTGTTTTTTGAATATTTGTAAATCTGGTTAATAAAAAACTTTTGTTTCTCTGGAGTAAAAGACTCAAAATCTTTGGTAAGTAATTCCGACAAACCTAAAACCGTACTAAATGGATTTTTAAGATCGTGCGCAATAATTGCAAAAAATTTATCTTTTGTTGTATTTATTGATTCTAACATTTTTCTCTGAGCCTCCAACTCCTCTTTTTGCCTCCCTATCTCATTATTTTTAGAGGTTAACTCAGCCTCAAGTGTATTATAATCTCTAAGGCGAGAAATAAGATCGGTTAACATTACTCTTGTCATAGAGGGATTGGTATCCAGAAAAGAAAAAAAACATGCTTGATCTAAACCTAGGAGGATAGTAGGTTCCATTGCCGTTACAGATGTTGATCGAGGAGAGGAGTCTAACAGTGAATACTCTCCGAAATATTGATTTTGACGAAAAATTGCATAAACATGCTCATCCACATGGGCTTTCACACAACCCTTAACAATGAAATAAAGCGTATGATCAAAATCGCCTTTACTGAAAAGAGTCTCATTACAAATTAGTTGTCTCGTGGTTAATGCCTCCGAAATTTTAAGAAGCACATCATCATTAACTGATGCAAAAAGACCAATTTTTTTGAGAATCGAAATGCGAGAATTTATCTCTGAAGAGTACATTATCAATAAAAAATTTACAATCACTATCAAGATCCGTACCCTGCAAACATAATAATTTATTAGATAACGTGAGTTCGATTTAAGAAATATGATAATGTGTTTATTTGTAGAGACATATATTTACATAGTGTGGTGATGGAATTATGGAACTGGAGCGAAGCGGAACTCGACGAAGTCAAAATAAGAAATCAGATTTTTGCTTGTATCTTCCATCATTCCAATATTCCATTGATTCAAATAAAACAAATGGATTTATATATAGTTTAATACATTGTTTCTTGCGTCGAACTCACTTTAGATTCTTTAGTATTTGAGATATTTGTTAGTTCATTTTTTCAGTTTTACGAAACTTCTAAACTATCTTTTTATCTTTTAATAAAATATCGGAGCAGAAAAAGCAATCTATAAACTATTTTTGCTTATGTTTAGGGTTGATTTTTTTCTAAGTAAAACAGGAACCTATGAAAATAAAACTTAAAATCTGGCAGAAGATAATCATCTTCATTTTAGGTACAACTATTCTAATATTTACTACCATTTTTGTTTTCATCAGTCAATCCTCAAAAAAAATCATTTACAACAATGCGCTTGAGTACTCAAATGTTTTGGCAAAACAACATGCCAATCAAATAGAAGGCTGGCTAAATAGCGATCTTGTTATAGCCCGAACATTATCTAATGCACTTCTTGAATACAAATCGCTCCCACAAGAAAAATGGCTAGAACACTATCGGAATATGTATAATAGAGTTTACGCGGTAAACCCACAAGTCGATGCTTTATGGGATAGCTGGGAATTAAGCAACCTTGATCCTAGGTGGGATAAACCTTACGGACGCCAGTTTTATATTATTTATAAAGAGAATTCTGTAATTAAAACAAAAAGAGAATTAAGGAGTTTAACGGGTGATCCTCCAACCTATGGAGGAATGAAAAAGGCAATTGCAGAAAGGGTTGAGGAACCATACATTTCTGTACTGCAAGGGGGTAAAATGATGACCTCGCTTTCTTCTCCTTTAGTTGAAAATGGAAAATTCATTGGCCTTATTGGTCTCGATTTACTTTTAACCAGATTTCAGAATTTGGTTAATAATATCAAACCATATCCAAATAGTTTTGCTTTTTTACTTTCGAACAAAGGAGTATTTGTAGCACATCCTGACACCGCCTTTTATAAAAAGAATATTGCCAATAAACTCCCCGAACTTGTAAAAGAGTATAAGCTCTTGGAGAGGATTCAAAGAGGAGAAGAGTTTAATTTTACCTCTAAGAACAAAGCGGGAAATGTTTTTTATTACACTTTTGCTCCAATTGTTGTTGGCAAAACAACTTCGCCGTGGTCATTATGTATTGTTATTCCAAAAAACGAGATAATAGCCCAAGCAAATGCTAATTACAATATTAATTTCATTGCAGGAATAATTGGATTGCTTATATTAGTAATTGTCCTTATAGTTTTCACGAATTACTTAACCCGTCCAATAAACAAAATGACCAAACTTCTCCAAGAAGTTGCAACTGGAAAAATCGATAAAACACTAAATCTAAGCATTAACACTGGCGATGAAATTGAATTAATGTCTAATGCACTCTCTGAATCAATTGTTGGAATAAATAACAAAACAGAGTTTGCCCGTTTAATTGGGAGTGGAAATCTTGATGTAAATCTAACCCTCCTTAGTGATGACGATGTTCTTGGTAAATCATTAATTGATATGCGCGATAGTCTCATTAAAGCTAGAGACGAAGAGGAAAAACGTAAGAACGAAGAGGAAAAGGTTAAATGGGCAAATGAAGGGCTTGCAATTTTTGGCGAAATTCTACGTCAAAATAATAGCAACCAATCAAAATTAGGGGACGAAATTATTAAAAATCTTGTTTGGTATCTAAATGCTGCACAAGGAGGGCTTTTTGTCATAAACGACAAATCCGATCAGGTATTTGAACTTATAGCAGCTTTTGCTTTTGACCGAAAAAGATTTCTGAAAAAAACGTTCGCAAAGGGAGAGGGTTTGGTTGGTGCTTGTGCTGCTGAAAAGGATATTATTCATTTAATTGAAATTCCACAAGAATACATTGAAATTACTTCAGGGCTTGGGGGTGCAAATCCAAATACATTATTATTGACTCCATTAATTGTAGATGAGGAGGTTATGGGGGTTATTGAGATTACCTCCTTTAATCAATTTAAACCTCACGAAATAGATCTTGTTAAAAAACTTGCTCAGAATATTGCATCTTCACTTCACTCAGTAAAAATTAATGCGAGAACTTCGGAGTTACTTGAGAAATCTCAGCAGCAAGCTGAAATGATGGCTGCGCAGGAAGAGGAAATGCGTCAGAATATGGAGGAACTTCAATCAACACAAGAAGAGGCATCCCGAAAAACATTTGAACTCGAAGGTTTTGTAAACGCATTAAGTGGTGCTGCATTTTTGATGGAATATGATACTGATGGAAATATCATTACTGTAAATGACTCATATCTGAATTTACTTGGAAATTCTCGCGATAAAATTATTGGAACTCATCACTCAGCAGGACTTTTACTTACTGATATTCAAAAAATCAGCTACGATCAATTCTGGAATGAACTACGTGGAGGAGCCATTAAAAAACAAACCACCCGAATTTCTGTAAAAGGAACCGAATATCTACTTCTTGAGACCTATACGCCTATCTTTAGTCAAATGGGGGAGGTTATAAAAATATTAAAGATTGCAATTGATGTTTCAAATATATCGAACTAATCAACGTTAACTAAAAGCCTTGCTATTCGATAACAGGGCTTTTAGTTTATCTCTACTTGATAACCACTATAATTTCTAATATTTATTACATTTCCCTCATCGAATATCAAGTATTGACCCTTAATTCCAACAAGTTTTCCTTGTATTATAGCATTCTTATCAAAACTCATCGATTTTACCTTTGTTGGATAGTTAATCACAGGATATTCAATGTCATATTCGATATCTTCCTCAATCCTAAACATAAACTCTTTCCCTTCGATAAATTCAAGAGCTTTTGCCTTTTCGCTTACAAGTTAATCATCATTCCTAACCCCTTTTAGCATTGCCTGCCAATTTGTTTTATCTGCAAAAATTTTCTTTAACTCCACCTCAACTTCGCCTGCTCTAAACCGATTAGGTGTTCTACAAACAATTATCGACTTAGTTGCCCCTTGATCGAGCCATCGGGTGGGAATTTGATGATGCCTTGTTATACCAACCTTCAATCCTCCTGACCATGCCAAATAAACAAATTGATCGATAAGACAATGTTGATTAGCATATTCAATATCACGAGCAACACCCTCATGAGCTCTGCATAATTCCGGTCTTAGAACACAATCCTCTGTTTCAGGAGCACTGATAAAACAAGGGTAGCAAAACCCCTGTCCAAAAGATTTTGATGTTTTCCGTCCACACTTTACACAATAGATATTTCCAAGGAATCGGATGTAAAGATGATTTCCAATAAAACTATTCAAAGGCAGTTCCCCTCCATCAAGTTTAAGGCAATAATCAGCTATTATTGAGGTTTCAGTTCCTTTATTTTGAATTGTCATTTTCCGGAGCATTCCTGTTACCATATCTCTCTTTTTTGATATCTAAAGTAATGTCAGTTCGATGTAAGATGTCATCCTGAGCGAAGCGAAGGATCTAATTATCTAAAGAACAGATGCTTCACTTCTTTCAGCATGACAAAACAACAATCTATAACTATGCTTAAAATCAAAATATCATACTTAAACGAACTCACGTTAAAGTAACTGATTTTTATTCAAATTCCTCAAATATGATCTTTTAGATAATTTTTTTAAATTTTTATACATCTATTTATCAGCTAATTAGTGCTTTTTATCACGATCTGATTAAAATATTTTACTACCATGTATTGCATAGTATATATTTATGTGTTATATTTGCACTATCATAATACCTGTACAAACCGAGTAATTAATTTTATAGAATATGAAGAAAACGACAACGGTAAGTCTTAGCGGAAGCATCTTTACTCTCGAAGAGGATGCGTACAATGTGCTAAACGGTTACCTAAAAAGACTTGAATTTCACTTTTCGAAAGAAGAGGGGAAACAAGAAATTATATC
This genomic interval carries:
- a CDS encoding HAMP domain-containing histidine kinase — its product is MYSSEINSRISILKKIGLFASVNDDVLLKISEALTTRQLICNETLFSKGDFDHTLYFIVKGCVKAHVDEHVYAIFRQNQYFGEYSLLDSSPRSTSVTAMEPTILLGLDQACFFSFLDTNPSMTRVMLTDLISRLRDYNTLEAELTSKNNEIGRQKEELEAQRKMLESINTTKDKFFAIIAHDLKNPFSTVLGLSELLTKDFESFTPEKQKFFINQIYKYSKNTFNLLENLLQWSMLQTGRMSLYPKLISLSEIISNNIELLKGNALQKEISIESKITSEGFVYVDVSMITTVIRNLLSNAIKFTSQKGKIQIDTFKEKTFVRVSIKDNGIGISLEDQLKLFKIDSNPVTIGTSMEKGTGLGLILCKDFVERHGGTIWVESTVGKGSTFSFTIPAVGMDQGDPNFQ
- a CDS encoding DUF2797 domain-containing protein; amino-acid sequence: MVTGMLRKMTIQNKGTETSIIADYCLKLDGGELPLNSFIGNHLYIRFLGNIYCVKCGRKTSKSFGQGFCYPCFISAPETEDCVLRPELCRAHEGVARDIEYANQHCLIDQFVYLAWSGGLKVGITRHHQIPTRWLDQGATKSIIVCRTPNRFRAGEVEVELKKIFADKTNWQAMLKGVRNDD
- a CDS encoding DUF2797 domain-containing protein; its protein translation is MFRIEEDIEYDIEYPVINYPTKVKSMSFDKNAIIQGKLVGIKGQYLIFDEGNVINIRNYSGYQVEIN
- a CDS encoding GAF domain-containing protein, which encodes MKIKLKIWQKIIIFILGTTILIFTTIFVFISQSSKKIIYNNALEYSNVLAKQHANQIEGWLNSDLVIARTLSNALLEYKSLPQEKWLEHYRNMYNRVYAVNPQVDALWDSWELSNLDPRWDKPYGRQFYIIYKENSVIKTKRELRSLTGDPPTYGGMKKAIAERVEEPYISVLQGGKMMTSLSSPLVENGKFIGLIGLDLLLTRFQNLVNNIKPYPNSFAFLLSNKGVFVAHPDTAFYKKNIANKLPELVKEYKLLERIQRGEEFNFTSKNKAGNVFYYTFAPIVVGKTTSPWSLCIVIPKNEIIAQANANYNINFIAGIIGLLILVIVLIVFTNYLTRPINKMTKLLQEVATGKIDKTLNLSINTGDEIELMSNALSESIVGINNKTEFARLIGSGNLDVNLTLLSDDDVLGKSLIDMRDSLIKARDEEEKRKNEEEKVKWANEGLAIFGEILRQNNSNQSKLGDEIIKNLVWYLNAAQGGLFVINDKSDQVFELIAAFAFDRKRFLKKTFAKGEGLVGACAAEKDIIHLIEIPQEYIEITSGLGGANPNTLLLTPLIVDEEVMGVIEITSFNQFKPHEIDLVKKLAQNIASSLHSVKINARTSELLEKSQQQAEMMAAQEEEMRQNMEELQSTQEEASRKTFELEGFVNALSGAAFLMEYDTDGNIITVNDSYLNLLGNSRDKIIGTHHSAGLLLTDIQKISYDQFWNELRGGAIKKQTTRISVKGTEYLLLETYTPIFSQMGEVIKILKIAIDVSNISN